The Brassica napus cultivar Da-Ae chromosome C1, Da-Ae, whole genome shotgun sequence DNA segment TGTTGGTTTTCCTGAACCACAGGTGTACTGGCCTCTCCAAGCCGTTGGGCAGTTTTTTCACTgccaatgcatacaatcaatgCTGCCTATCATCCCGGCAAACCCGCGCTTCTCGCCAATGTCGAGTAATCGTTGAAGATCTtccggtgttggtcttcttagatactcatctccaaacaatTGTACTATCCCATTAGTGCAATGTTCTAAACATAAAAGTGCAGTACTTTCACCAAGTCAAAGATATTTGTCATACGTATCTCCAGATTGACCATATGCGAGCATACGTATAGCTGCAGTACATTTTTGAAGTGGAGATAGGCCATACCTGCCGTGAGCAtttcttctttgctgaaagtATGGAACTTCAGTAGTAAGGCGATCAACAATGCGGAGGAACAAGGgtttgttcattcgaaaacgccGCCTAAACATCACCAGCGGGTAAGTGGGATTTTCGTGGAAATAGTCGTTCCATAGATGAATGTGTCCTTGTTCCCGATCTCTTTCAATATAAGCTCTTTTTTGGGCTTGTTGGTTTGAACATCTACTAGGGAGTCGATGATATTATCAAATTCTTCGTCAAACATATCTTCAAAGGCTTCATCAACGCCATCTGACTCTGAGGATGTCATAACTGAAAAAACGaatagataaaatttatttttttttgaaaaaaaactattagaaACATAAATCTGCAATATATGTggaacattaatttttttaaaaaaatatctcttggaatatcatattttcttttttaattataacatataGTGGAAGTTTAGATTTCAATATTGTATCCAATGCTACCCGATCAAACTTGTCATAATGTattcaatattttctttttaattataacatataGTGGAACTTGTCAAACTAAAGACTATAGATAACTCATAATGTGGAACTTGTCATAATGTGGAACTTGTCACTCGATAATGTGGTGATAACAAAACTAAGAGTTTGAGATTTTACTTGGTCACTCGAttttgtagtcggccagtgagTGGTTGGCTGGTTTGACAGAACAAGAGTGAGGCAGCTGGTTTGAGAGAACAAGATTGAGGGAGCGAGTGAGTGGTTGGCTGGTTTGAGAAAACAAGAGTGAGGCGGCTGGTTTGAGAGAACAAGATGGAGGGGTATCGACTGAGAGAACTATGATTTGtagttagagagaagagaactATGCTTTGGCATTTGAGAGAAGAGAACATAAACAAATgttagagagaagagaacatATATGAGAGACATGAAACACTTGtcctttttataacaaaattttacaagtCTCGTGAAGTGTAGAGACAAACAAAATACTACACTTCATATTACAATCCGTGACACCAAGTACTACACTAGTGTCTAGTACAAACAGTGACCTGCTGCGACCCAAAAGATACATGTAGTACTACAACTACATCAACAACCCGTGACCTGCTGTGAACCAAAAGATAGATGaagtactactactactacaatACCCGTGACACCTACAATAACCCATCAACGTCAGACTTTATCTCCCATACGCCCGTGACAACGCCAGGACATCCTTTCACCTGCAAAATAACACAGAAGAATATAACTTTCCAGTCAACAAAAGCAGTTGTAAAATTATCAAAGCAAGTAAAGAAGCAAACAAACAGTTAATCAGCTAAAGCATTCAAGAAATTTTCAAGTAAACAACCTAAAGCATCTCAGAAACAAGTTTGTCCTTCCAAGCGACCTCAGCTTCACTTAGACTAGCTATGTTCTTAGAGAGGAGACGATCAAGTATTTTATGTTTCGAAAGATTCTGTTTCTTCTCTAGAATGCTCTCCAGACGATCAAATGCAGCTTCATTGCCATGCTTCTTGTGGTTGGCTGCTTTGCAAGCCTTAACGCCAGGAGGCCTAGCCTCATCCGAGTCAGGCACCGTCTCCGCAgcttctttcattttctcctttGTATCATCTCTTGATATAGAGTTCGATCTCCACTTCTGATCATACCTCAGCTCCCTCCACGCGTGTTCAAGTGTAAACTTCGCCTGGTAGTCGTTAAAGAAGATGTCATGAGCTGACTTCATGACATCGTTCTCGTTCTGCCCACTAGATTGCTCCTTCAATGCTGCCTCATAGCTTCCCACAAATTTACACACTTGTTCATTCACccttccccacctctgcttacactgACTCTACTCTCTAGGTGGAAAGCCACCGAGCTGAGCGCTTGCATTAAAGTAATCCTTTATTCTTCTCCAAAACGACCCTAGTTTTTGCTGGTTACTAACTATGGGATCTTTGCTTGTGTTTAACCAGGCACTGATGAGGACAATGTCTTCTTGAGTCGTCCACTTTCTCCTTTCAGCAGCCGGTTTAGGAACCTCAGACGACCCTACTTCTACGGTTTGACTGGACTGGGAAGATAATAGGTTCACAAAACCGGGAGAACTTAGTGAAAACGTATCCATTTTGGTTTGgggttgtgttttgttttttgtttgaagTTTTAAGAAGATTAGGGTGGTGTTTTAGACTTGCTTTGTGTTTTCAGAAGTTTGTTTGGGTGTCTATAAAaaggatttagtattttttaaagaaCTACTTGCGTTTGAGTTACGGGTGGTTTCCTAACTACCAAACATTCATTACACTTAATTAGACAACAAATTGTTCCCAGACATTCATTACAcatcaaatcaatttttaaaaactctaaCAGGTTTAAGACACAGCAATTTAAACGCATTCATCACAGCAACCAACCAGAGGAAGCAAACTAGTACTAGATATTCAATGAAGTACTACTACACTCCCTACTCTAGATATTTAATGAAGTTAAGTCTCAGTTCAACCAGAGGAAGCAAACTAGTACAGTTCCTACTCTACACGGAAACAGTTCCTACTCGAGTTCCTAGTTAAGTTCTACTTCAGTTTAGTTTGAAAGTTTACCTGTTCTGTTTCAGTCGAAACAGGCCTTCTCCAGAGCAGCCGCCTGGACTGTGAGGTTATAGACGTCACCGGTGAGCTTATCAAGCAGCAATGTGAGCCTCTTAACCTGTGCCTACATAAGTGATAAAGAAAACTTGTAACTGACTTATAAAAACTTAACTTTAAGAAGATTAAATTCCTAATATATACTGAAAAAAGTCTTGACAAACCTCAAGACTCTCAATCTGTTTACTGAGTATGGGCACACATTTGATCATCTCATCAGCCTCCTCCACACGCTTACGCAGGCGTACCATCTCCTCCTGGACACCTATAACCCAAGGCTGACGGTAATGCAACCCATCAGCCTTGGTTAAACCACAGAAACATCAGTCAGACAACATATTTAACTATAAAATTTAGACAACATAATAAGACAGGTGAGATTAATGAAGGGAATGCGAATGATGTGGGTTATCTCGTAGTTTATGCAGCTGAAGAAGCGCTTCCCGGGATGAGTGTCGTACTCCCCCTTGACCCGAACCTCGTCGATGATTCTACCACCACACGGACATCTAGTCGGCATCCCATATGCCGAATCGGCCACGTTGTACAGGTGGTCGAAGTACTCCTGCTTCCTCTTTGTATCTCTTCTCTCATCTGAGGGATCCATCTGAAACAGAGAAATGAAAATGATTAAGCGAATCGATTGAGTCAAAACTAATCGAAACccccaaaaatatattatcaatcGAACCGTGAATCGAACCCAGTACAAGATCTAAACCCACTAATCAAAACCCCCAAATTCGATTTTGAACCCTAACTCGATAAACCCTTTTCGATTTCCAATCCGCAAGAATCGAACCATAAAACGATAAATCGAACCCCTAGACGAGGTAATACAACAATAAATCAAAACTCATCTCGATTTCGAACCctaaatcgtaaaaaaaaaggtgagatTTCCCCAAAGTCGATTTCGAAAGCCAAAACGACATCAATCTAAACGAGAATCCAGTCGAGACCCACCTCTGTTAGTGGAGGAGACAATTACTCGTCGAATCGATGGAGAAAAGTCGAGAAAAAGGGAGAGAGATCGTTGTCGCACGCGAAATCGCCGCGAGGAAGAAACCCTAGAATTTTCGATACAAATGAGAGAAATGAATCTCTCTCCCCTTTCCACCGCGTGACGTCGACACCGCGTATCCAATAACTTGGCGACACGTGGTGTGAACCCGTATCGGACGGGGTCACTCGTAAGGGGCGGATCGCGAGAATTAACCCATTAAATCTTTATTTTCAATGGTCCGACCCTATGAAACTGAGCCCATGAACCTGTCTAAAACCTCTAATGAGGCTGCTCTtagaccttttaattaaaaacatttcatatttagaagaaaacaaattattgtCTAACCAAGTGATGAGTTTTGATGGATAATTTAAAGctgaacaaaacaaaacctGAATTGTAACGTCTCAACTGTCTCTgtccataaatttttatttccatATAAATTTATGCATGGGGATGCTACCCTTGTGTGACGGTGGGGTTTATTTTCCTGAACCATcctaaaaaggtaaaaaaacatTGTAACACCATGATTAATCCGAAGTTATTAGGATGTGGTTCTTATCGGAATATAACACCATGATTAATCCGAAGTTCTTAGCGAAAGCTAAGAAACTgtcttttaactaaaaaagttaagaaccggttcttaaaatccttatttaagaatcggttcttactttttttttagttaaaagttaagaaacagttttttaacttccgctaagaacctcatcctaagaactccgggttaatcatgctctaagaacccgtctcttaacttttaactaaaaaaactaagaaccagttcttaaataagagttttaagaaccagttcttaatttttttagttaaaagttaagagacgggttcttatattccgctaagaatctCATTCTAAAAACtctccaataatcatgctcttagataCCGTTTTATTCACCTGATGATCGCTAAAAAACACTGTAACATTAGATACCGTTTTATTCACCTGAGCGATGTTTATCTACGCTCTCTATACCACTTCTGGTTGGAGTCTTGCACTCTTTTCATTATATTCATGTGGATTTGTCCGACATTAATTTTTCTTCAAAACCCCAAAAACAATTCTCGACCGGTTTTAACACTGTAAAACATGTTAGTAGATAATaccaaaaaacattttagtagATCATTTTTCGAAATtacttttggtttttttttttttttttttttttgtaacacgaaATTACTTTTGGTTAAACAACGTTTCCTTAAGATTAATTTACCATGGCAATCATTAAATTAGCTgcattttattgataaaatcaTAGAGACTAAAGAGCATTTAAACATTTCTTATAAGAGTTTCTAAGATGCCTCGCTATTTACCGaatacaatattattaattattccATTAAAAactcattgaaataaaaaaacattattcagaAAACTAGGTAAACTCTATCAAAATGGCGAACCACGTGTGCTCTAGTTGTACATACATACAAATACAACTATACAAGTGAATTTATCATCCCTTCC contains these protein-coding regions:
- the LOC125580099 gene encoding glutathione S-transferase T3-like; protein product: MDTFSLSSPGFVNLLSSQSSQTVEVGSSEVPKPAAERRKWTTQEDIVLISACYEAALKEQSSGQNENDVMKSAHDIFFNDYQAKFTLEHAWRELRYDQKWRSNSISRDDTKEKMKEAAETVPDSDEARPPGVKACKAANHKKHGNEAAFDRLESILEKKQNLSKHKILDRLLSKNIASLSEAEVKGCPGVVTGVWEIKSDVDGLL